From Macaca mulatta isolate MMU2019108-1 chromosome 1, T2T-MMU8v2.0, whole genome shotgun sequence, the proteins below share one genomic window:
- the CLCC1 gene encoding chloride channel CLIC-like protein 1 isoform X7 produces the protein MLCSWLLCECLLLVAGYAHDDDWIDPTDMLNYDAASGTMRKSQAKYGISGEKDVSPDLSYADEISECYHKLDSLTYKIDECEKKKREDYESQSNPVFRRYLNKILIEAGKLGLPDENKGDMHYDAEIILKRETLLEIQKFLSGEDWKPGALDDALSDILINFKFHDFETWKWRFEDSFGVDPYNVLMVLLCLLCVVVLVATELWTYVRWYTQLRRVLIISFLFSLGWNWMYLYKLAFAQHQAEVAKMEPLNNVCAEKMDWTGSIWEWFRSSWTYKDDPCQKYYELLLVNPIWLVPPTKALAVTFTTFVTEPLKHIGKGTGEFIKALMKEIPALLHLPVLIIMALAILSFCYGAGKSVHVLRHVGGPEREPPQALRPRDRRRQEEIDYRPDGGAGDAEFYYRGQTGPIEQGPYAKTYEGRREILRERDVDLRFQTGNKSPEVLRAFDVPDAEAREHPMVVPGKSPVLDTKPKEIGGILGEGTLKESSTESSQSAKPVSGQDTSGNTEGSPAVEKAQLKSEAVGSPDQGSTYSPTSGVAGPCGQDPVSSPCG, from the exons ATGCTGTGTTCTTGGCTCCTTTGTGAATGTCTGTTGCTAGTAGCTGGTTATGCTCATGATGATGACTGGATTGACCCCACAGACATGCTTAACTATGACGCTGCTTCAGGAACAATGAGAAAATCgcag GCAAAATATGGTATTTCAGGGGAAAAGGATGTCAGTCCTGACTTGTCATATGCTGATGAAATATCAGAATGTTATCACAAACTTGATTCTTTAACTTATAAG ATTGATGAGTgcgaaaagaaaaagagggaagactATGAAAGTCAAAGCAATCCTGTTTTTAGGAGATACTTAAATAAGATTTTAATTGAAGCTGGAAAGCTTGGACTT CCTGATGAAAACAAAGGCGATATGCATTATGATGCCGAGATTATCCTTAAAAGAGAAACGttgttagaaatacagaagtTTCTCAGTGGAGAAGACTGGAAACCAGGTGCCTTGGATGATGCACTAAgtgatattttaattaattttaagtttCATGATTTTGAAACATGGAAGTGGCGATTTGAAGATTCCTTTGGAGTGGATCCATATAATGTGTTAATG GTACTTCTTTGTCTGCTCTGCGTCGTGGTTTTAGTGGCTACCGAGCTGTGGACATATGTACGCTGGTACACTCAGTTGAGACGTGTTTTAATCATCAGCTTTCTGTTCAGTCTGGGATGGAATTGGATGTATTTATATAAG CTAGCTTTTGCACAGCATCAGGCTGAAGTCGCCAAGATGGAGCCATTAAACAATGTGTGTGCCGAGAAGATGGACTGGACTGGAAGTATCTGGG AATGGTTTAGAAGTTCATGGACCTATAAGGATGACCCATGCCAAAAATACTATGAGCTCTTACTAGTCAACCCTATTTGGTTGGTCCCACCAACAAAG GCACTTGCAGTTACATTCACCACATTTGTAACGGAGCCATTGAAGCACATTGGAAAAGGAACTGGGGAATTCATTAAAGCACTCATGAAGGAAATTCCAGCGCTGCTTCATCTTCCAGTGCTGATAATTATGGCATTAGCCATCCTG AGTTTCTGCTATGGTGCTGGCAAATCAGTTCATGTGCTGAGACATGTAGGCGGTCCTGAGAGAGAACCTCCCCAGGCACTTCGGCCACGGGATAGGAGACGGCAGGAGGAAATTGATTACAGACCTGATGGTGGGGCAGGTGATGCAGAGTTCTATTATAGAGGCCAAACTGGCCCCATTGAGCAAGGCCCTTATGCTAAAACATATGAGGGTAGAAGAGagattttgagagagagagatgttgaCTTGAGATTTCAGACTGGCAACAAGAGCCCTGAAGTGCTCCGGGCATTTGATGTACCAGACGCAGAGGCACGAGAGCATCCCATGGTGGTACCCGGT AAATCACCTGTTTTGGATACAAAGCCCAAGGAGATAGGTGGAATCCTGGGGGAAGGCACACTGAAAGAAAGCAGTACTGAAAGCAGCCAGTCTGCCAAGCCTGTCTCTGGCCAAGACACATCGGGGAATACAGAAGGTTCACCTGCAGTGGAAAAGGCCCAGCTCAAGTCTGAAGCTGTGGGCAGCCCAGACCAAGGCAGCACATACAGCCCCACAAGTGGTGTGGCTGGACCATGTGGACAGGATCCAGTCAGCAGCCCCTGTGGCTAG
- the CLCC1 gene encoding chloride channel CLIC-like protein 1 isoform X6, whose protein sequence is MLCSWLLCECLLLVAGYAHDDDWIDPTDMLNYDAASGTMRKSQAKYGISGEKDVSPDLSYADEISECYHKLDSLTYKIDECEKKKREDYESQSNPVFRRYLNKILIEAGKLGLPDENKGDMHYDAEIILKRETLLEIQKFLSGEDWKPGALDDALSDILINFKFHDFETWKWRFEDSFGVDPYNVLMVLLCLLCVVVLVATELWTYVRWYTQLRRVLIISFLFSLGWNWMYLYKLAFAQHQAEVAKMEPLNNVCAEKMDWTGSIWEWFRSSWTYKDDPCQKYYELLLVNPIWLVPPTKALAVTFTTFVTEPLKHIGKGTGEFIKALMKEIPALLHLPVLIIMALAILSFCYGAGKSVHVLRHVGGPEREPPQALRPRDRRRQEEIDYRPDGGAGDAEFYYRGQTGPIEQGPYAKTYEGRREILRERDVDLRFQTGNKSPEVLRAFDVPDAEAREHPMVVPGQKSPVLDTKPKEIGGILGEGTLKESSTESSQSAKPVSGQDTSGNTEGSPAVEKAQLKSEAVGSPDQGSTYSPTSGVAGPCGQDPVSSPCG, encoded by the exons ATGCTGTGTTCTTGGCTCCTTTGTGAATGTCTGTTGCTAGTAGCTGGTTATGCTCATGATGATGACTGGATTGACCCCACAGACATGCTTAACTATGACGCTGCTTCAGGAACAATGAGAAAATCgcag GCAAAATATGGTATTTCAGGGGAAAAGGATGTCAGTCCTGACTTGTCATATGCTGATGAAATATCAGAATGTTATCACAAACTTGATTCTTTAACTTATAAG ATTGATGAGTgcgaaaagaaaaagagggaagactATGAAAGTCAAAGCAATCCTGTTTTTAGGAGATACTTAAATAAGATTTTAATTGAAGCTGGAAAGCTTGGACTT CCTGATGAAAACAAAGGCGATATGCATTATGATGCCGAGATTATCCTTAAAAGAGAAACGttgttagaaatacagaagtTTCTCAGTGGAGAAGACTGGAAACCAGGTGCCTTGGATGATGCACTAAgtgatattttaattaattttaagtttCATGATTTTGAAACATGGAAGTGGCGATTTGAAGATTCCTTTGGAGTGGATCCATATAATGTGTTAATG GTACTTCTTTGTCTGCTCTGCGTCGTGGTTTTAGTGGCTACCGAGCTGTGGACATATGTACGCTGGTACACTCAGTTGAGACGTGTTTTAATCATCAGCTTTCTGTTCAGTCTGGGATGGAATTGGATGTATTTATATAAG CTAGCTTTTGCACAGCATCAGGCTGAAGTCGCCAAGATGGAGCCATTAAACAATGTGTGTGCCGAGAAGATGGACTGGACTGGAAGTATCTGGG AATGGTTTAGAAGTTCATGGACCTATAAGGATGACCCATGCCAAAAATACTATGAGCTCTTACTAGTCAACCCTATTTGGTTGGTCCCACCAACAAAG GCACTTGCAGTTACATTCACCACATTTGTAACGGAGCCATTGAAGCACATTGGAAAAGGAACTGGGGAATTCATTAAAGCACTCATGAAGGAAATTCCAGCGCTGCTTCATCTTCCAGTGCTGATAATTATGGCATTAGCCATCCTG AGTTTCTGCTATGGTGCTGGCAAATCAGTTCATGTGCTGAGACATGTAGGCGGTCCTGAGAGAGAACCTCCCCAGGCACTTCGGCCACGGGATAGGAGACGGCAGGAGGAAATTGATTACAGACCTGATGGTGGGGCAGGTGATGCAGAGTTCTATTATAGAGGCCAAACTGGCCCCATTGAGCAAGGCCCTTATGCTAAAACATATGAGGGTAGAAGAGagattttgagagagagagatgttgaCTTGAGATTTCAGACTGGCAACAAGAGCCCTGAAGTGCTCCGGGCATTTGATGTACCAGACGCAGAGGCACGAGAGCATCCCATGGTGGTACCCGGT CAGAAATCACCTGTTTTGGATACAAAGCCCAAGGAGATAGGTGGAATCCTGGGGGAAGGCACACTGAAAGAAAGCAGTACTGAAAGCAGCCAGTCTGCCAAGCCTGTCTCTGGCCAAGACACATCGGGGAATACAGAAGGTTCACCTGCAGTGGAAAAGGCCCAGCTCAAGTCTGAAGCTGTGGGCAGCCCAGACCAAGGCAGCACATACAGCCCCACAAGTGGTGTGGCTGGACCATGTGGACAGGATCCAGTCAGCAGCCCCTGTGGCTAG
- the CLCC1 gene encoding chloride channel CLIC-like protein 1 isoform X11 — protein MRRRRKHAETLGCGKLCDVFCGRPGMLCSWLLCECLLLVAGYAHDDDWIDPTDMLNYDAASGTMRKSQAKYGISGEKDVSPDLSYADEISECYHKLDSLTYKIDECEKKKREDYESQSNPVFRRYLNKILIEAGKLGLPDENKGDMHYDAEIILKRETLLEIQKFLSGEDWKPGALDDALSDILINFKFHDFETWKWRFEDSFGVDPYNVLMVLLCLLCVVVLVATELWTYVRWYTQLRRVLIISFLFSLGWNWMYLYKLAFAQHQAEVAKMEPLNNVCAEKMDWTGSIWEWFRSSWTYKDDPCQKYYELLLVNPIWLVPPTKALAVTFTTFVTEPLKHIGKGTGEFIKALMKEIPALLHLPVLIIMALAILQKSPVLDTKPKEIGGILGEGTLKESSTESSQSAKPVSGQDTSGNTEGSPAVEKAQLKSEAVGSPDQGSTYSPTSGVAGPCGQDPVSSPCG, from the exons GATGCTGTGTTCTTGGCTCCTTTGTGAATGTCTGTTGCTAGTAGCTGGTTATGCTCATGATGATGACTGGATTGACCCCACAGACATGCTTAACTATGACGCTGCTTCAGGAACAATGAGAAAATCgcag GCAAAATATGGTATTTCAGGGGAAAAGGATGTCAGTCCTGACTTGTCATATGCTGATGAAATATCAGAATGTTATCACAAACTTGATTCTTTAACTTATAAG ATTGATGAGTgcgaaaagaaaaagagggaagactATGAAAGTCAAAGCAATCCTGTTTTTAGGAGATACTTAAATAAGATTTTAATTGAAGCTGGAAAGCTTGGACTT CCTGATGAAAACAAAGGCGATATGCATTATGATGCCGAGATTATCCTTAAAAGAGAAACGttgttagaaatacagaagtTTCTCAGTGGAGAAGACTGGAAACCAGGTGCCTTGGATGATGCACTAAgtgatattttaattaattttaagtttCATGATTTTGAAACATGGAAGTGGCGATTTGAAGATTCCTTTGGAGTGGATCCATATAATGTGTTAATG GTACTTCTTTGTCTGCTCTGCGTCGTGGTTTTAGTGGCTACCGAGCTGTGGACATATGTACGCTGGTACACTCAGTTGAGACGTGTTTTAATCATCAGCTTTCTGTTCAGTCTGGGATGGAATTGGATGTATTTATATAAG CTAGCTTTTGCACAGCATCAGGCTGAAGTCGCCAAGATGGAGCCATTAAACAATGTGTGTGCCGAGAAGATGGACTGGACTGGAAGTATCTGGG AATGGTTTAGAAGTTCATGGACCTATAAGGATGACCCATGCCAAAAATACTATGAGCTCTTACTAGTCAACCCTATTTGGTTGGTCCCACCAACAAAG GCACTTGCAGTTACATTCACCACATTTGTAACGGAGCCATTGAAGCACATTGGAAAAGGAACTGGGGAATTCATTAAAGCACTCATGAAGGAAATTCCAGCGCTGCTTCATCTTCCAGTGCTGATAATTATGGCATTAGCCATCCTG CAGAAATCACCTGTTTTGGATACAAAGCCCAAGGAGATAGGTGGAATCCTGGGGGAAGGCACACTGAAAGAAAGCAGTACTGAAAGCAGCCAGTCTGCCAAGCCTGTCTCTGGCCAAGACACATCGGGGAATACAGAAGGTTCACCTGCAGTGGAAAAGGCCCAGCTCAAGTCTGAAGCTGTGGGCAGCCCAGACCAAGGCAGCACATACAGCCCCACAAGTGGTGTGGCTGGACCATGTGGACAGGATCCAGTCAGCAGCCCCTGTGGCTAG
- the CLCC1 gene encoding chloride channel CLIC-like protein 1 isoform X5, giving the protein MPWMLCSWLLCECLLLVAGYAHDDDWIDPTDMLNYDAASGTMRKSQAKYGISGEKDVSPDLSYADEISECYHKLDSLTYKIDECEKKKREDYESQSNPVFRRYLNKILIEAGKLGLPDENKGDMHYDAEIILKRETLLEIQKFLSGEDWKPGALDDALSDILINFKFHDFETWKWRFEDSFGVDPYNVLMVLLCLLCVVVLVATELWTYVRWYTQLRRVLIISFLFSLGWNWMYLYKLAFAQHQAEVAKMEPLNNVCAEKMDWTGSIWEWFRSSWTYKDDPCQKYYELLLVNPIWLVPPTKALAVTFTTFVTEPLKHIGKGTGEFIKALMKEIPALLHLPVLIIMALAILSFCYGAGKSVHVLRHVGGPEREPPQALRPRDRRRQEEIDYRPDGGAGDAEFYYRGQTGPIEQGPYAKTYEGRREILRERDVDLRFQTGNKSPEVLRAFDVPDAEAREHPMVVPGQKSPVLDTKPKEIGGILGEGTLKESSTESSQSAKPVSGQDTSGNTEGSPAVEKAQLKSEAVGSPDQGSTYSPTSGVAGPCGQDPVSSPCG; this is encoded by the exons GATGCTGTGTTCTTGGCTCCTTTGTGAATGTCTGTTGCTAGTAGCTGGTTATGCTCATGATGATGACTGGATTGACCCCACAGACATGCTTAACTATGACGCTGCTTCAGGAACAATGAGAAAATCgcag GCAAAATATGGTATTTCAGGGGAAAAGGATGTCAGTCCTGACTTGTCATATGCTGATGAAATATCAGAATGTTATCACAAACTTGATTCTTTAACTTATAAG ATTGATGAGTgcgaaaagaaaaagagggaagactATGAAAGTCAAAGCAATCCTGTTTTTAGGAGATACTTAAATAAGATTTTAATTGAAGCTGGAAAGCTTGGACTT CCTGATGAAAACAAAGGCGATATGCATTATGATGCCGAGATTATCCTTAAAAGAGAAACGttgttagaaatacagaagtTTCTCAGTGGAGAAGACTGGAAACCAGGTGCCTTGGATGATGCACTAAgtgatattttaattaattttaagtttCATGATTTTGAAACATGGAAGTGGCGATTTGAAGATTCCTTTGGAGTGGATCCATATAATGTGTTAATG GTACTTCTTTGTCTGCTCTGCGTCGTGGTTTTAGTGGCTACCGAGCTGTGGACATATGTACGCTGGTACACTCAGTTGAGACGTGTTTTAATCATCAGCTTTCTGTTCAGTCTGGGATGGAATTGGATGTATTTATATAAG CTAGCTTTTGCACAGCATCAGGCTGAAGTCGCCAAGATGGAGCCATTAAACAATGTGTGTGCCGAGAAGATGGACTGGACTGGAAGTATCTGGG AATGGTTTAGAAGTTCATGGACCTATAAGGATGACCCATGCCAAAAATACTATGAGCTCTTACTAGTCAACCCTATTTGGTTGGTCCCACCAACAAAG GCACTTGCAGTTACATTCACCACATTTGTAACGGAGCCATTGAAGCACATTGGAAAAGGAACTGGGGAATTCATTAAAGCACTCATGAAGGAAATTCCAGCGCTGCTTCATCTTCCAGTGCTGATAATTATGGCATTAGCCATCCTG AGTTTCTGCTATGGTGCTGGCAAATCAGTTCATGTGCTGAGACATGTAGGCGGTCCTGAGAGAGAACCTCCCCAGGCACTTCGGCCACGGGATAGGAGACGGCAGGAGGAAATTGATTACAGACCTGATGGTGGGGCAGGTGATGCAGAGTTCTATTATAGAGGCCAAACTGGCCCCATTGAGCAAGGCCCTTATGCTAAAACATATGAGGGTAGAAGAGagattttgagagagagagatgttgaCTTGAGATTTCAGACTGGCAACAAGAGCCCTGAAGTGCTCCGGGCATTTGATGTACCAGACGCAGAGGCACGAGAGCATCCCATGGTGGTACCCGGT CAGAAATCACCTGTTTTGGATACAAAGCCCAAGGAGATAGGTGGAATCCTGGGGGAAGGCACACTGAAAGAAAGCAGTACTGAAAGCAGCCAGTCTGCCAAGCCTGTCTCTGGCCAAGACACATCGGGGAATACAGAAGGTTCACCTGCAGTGGAAAAGGCCCAGCTCAAGTCTGAAGCTGTGGGCAGCCCAGACCAAGGCAGCACATACAGCCCCACAAGTGGTGTGGCTGGACCATGTGGACAGGATCCAGTCAGCAGCCCCTGTGGCTAG
- the CLCC1 gene encoding chloride channel CLIC-like protein 1 isoform X4: MRRRRKHAETLGCGKLCDVFCGRPGMLCSWLLCECLLLVAGYAHDDDWIDPTDMLNYDAASGTMRKSQAKYGISGEKDVSPDLSYADEISECYHKLDSLTYKIDECEKKKREDYESQSNPVFRRYLNKILIEAGKLGLPDENKGDMHYDAEIILKRETLLEIQKFLSGEDWKPGALDDALSDILINFKFHDFETWKWRFEDSFGVDPYNVLMVLLCLLCVVVLVATELWTYVRWYTQLRRVLIISFLFSLGWNWMYLYKLAFAQHQAEVAKMEPLNNVCAEKMDWTGSIWEWFRSSWTYKDDPCQKYYELLLVNPIWLVPPTKALAVTFTTFVTEPLKHIGKGTGEFIKALMKEIPALLHLPVLIIMALAILSFCYGAGKSVHVLRHVGGPEREPPQALRPRDRRRQEEIDYRPDGGAGDAEFYYRGQTGPIEQGPYAKTYEGRREILRERDVDLRFQTGNKSPEVLRAFDVPDAEAREHPMVVPGKSPVLDTKPKEIGGILGEGTLKESSTESSQSAKPVSGQDTSGNTEGSPAVEKAQLKSEAVGSPDQGSTYSPTSGVAGPCGQDPVSSPCG, from the exons GATGCTGTGTTCTTGGCTCCTTTGTGAATGTCTGTTGCTAGTAGCTGGTTATGCTCATGATGATGACTGGATTGACCCCACAGACATGCTTAACTATGACGCTGCTTCAGGAACAATGAGAAAATCgcag GCAAAATATGGTATTTCAGGGGAAAAGGATGTCAGTCCTGACTTGTCATATGCTGATGAAATATCAGAATGTTATCACAAACTTGATTCTTTAACTTATAAG ATTGATGAGTgcgaaaagaaaaagagggaagactATGAAAGTCAAAGCAATCCTGTTTTTAGGAGATACTTAAATAAGATTTTAATTGAAGCTGGAAAGCTTGGACTT CCTGATGAAAACAAAGGCGATATGCATTATGATGCCGAGATTATCCTTAAAAGAGAAACGttgttagaaatacagaagtTTCTCAGTGGAGAAGACTGGAAACCAGGTGCCTTGGATGATGCACTAAgtgatattttaattaattttaagtttCATGATTTTGAAACATGGAAGTGGCGATTTGAAGATTCCTTTGGAGTGGATCCATATAATGTGTTAATG GTACTTCTTTGTCTGCTCTGCGTCGTGGTTTTAGTGGCTACCGAGCTGTGGACATATGTACGCTGGTACACTCAGTTGAGACGTGTTTTAATCATCAGCTTTCTGTTCAGTCTGGGATGGAATTGGATGTATTTATATAAG CTAGCTTTTGCACAGCATCAGGCTGAAGTCGCCAAGATGGAGCCATTAAACAATGTGTGTGCCGAGAAGATGGACTGGACTGGAAGTATCTGGG AATGGTTTAGAAGTTCATGGACCTATAAGGATGACCCATGCCAAAAATACTATGAGCTCTTACTAGTCAACCCTATTTGGTTGGTCCCACCAACAAAG GCACTTGCAGTTACATTCACCACATTTGTAACGGAGCCATTGAAGCACATTGGAAAAGGAACTGGGGAATTCATTAAAGCACTCATGAAGGAAATTCCAGCGCTGCTTCATCTTCCAGTGCTGATAATTATGGCATTAGCCATCCTG AGTTTCTGCTATGGTGCTGGCAAATCAGTTCATGTGCTGAGACATGTAGGCGGTCCTGAGAGAGAACCTCCCCAGGCACTTCGGCCACGGGATAGGAGACGGCAGGAGGAAATTGATTACAGACCTGATGGTGGGGCAGGTGATGCAGAGTTCTATTATAGAGGCCAAACTGGCCCCATTGAGCAAGGCCCTTATGCTAAAACATATGAGGGTAGAAGAGagattttgagagagagagatgttgaCTTGAGATTTCAGACTGGCAACAAGAGCCCTGAAGTGCTCCGGGCATTTGATGTACCAGACGCAGAGGCACGAGAGCATCCCATGGTGGTACCCGGT AAATCACCTGTTTTGGATACAAAGCCCAAGGAGATAGGTGGAATCCTGGGGGAAGGCACACTGAAAGAAAGCAGTACTGAAAGCAGCCAGTCTGCCAAGCCTGTCTCTGGCCAAGACACATCGGGGAATACAGAAGGTTCACCTGCAGTGGAAAAGGCCCAGCTCAAGTCTGAAGCTGTGGGCAGCCCAGACCAAGGCAGCACATACAGCCCCACAAGTGGTGTGGCTGGACCATGTGGACAGGATCCAGTCAGCAGCCCCTGTGGCTAG